In Brachypodium distachyon strain Bd21 chromosome 5, Brachypodium_distachyon_v3.0, whole genome shotgun sequence, the genomic window AACGAGATGTAACAACACtacttgcagcagcagttcaGGCTTGCCATGAGATGGTAGCGCACTCTAATTTCTCCCTGTATTTTGTAACTAATATGATGTTGCTTCTCTGCCTTTCTCGAAATATAACgaaattaatttgttttattgcaGGTGCCTCCTGATGCTGTTGAACCTCTGTTCAAGCAGATAGTAAATCAATTCGTGCATGATCGTTCCCGTCCTGAGGTTTGCATGACGCTTATTCATTACTTACAATGTATGTTTTCCTCACTAACCTGAGCATATGTCTAACTACTTGAATCCTCTTAGGCTATTGCTGTTGGACTGAATGTCGTGAGAGAGATCTGCATGCGAATCCCTCTGGTACTTAAGTTGGTCTTCTGTGATTTCACAATTTCTGTACTCTTACTTGTAGTGCGACCTTAGATGCACTGAACTTTAGTCATTATGCTGTCCATGGTGTGCACAGTTGCCATGTACCCTTGAAACACCTTGGGTCCTTGGGTATTCTATGGATTCTAGAGTGCCCAATAAATTAATCCCGGCCTCTGTATTTATCTATCTTCCCTTGATTCTTGTGTTAAACCTGCAGATGATGAATGAGGATCTACTCCAAGACCTTGTTTTATATAAGAAGTCCCATGAGAAAGCTGTTTCTATTGCCGCTCGCTCACTTATCACATTATTCAGAGAGGTTAGCTCTTTTCTTGCAGATTCAATCTATGTTTTGCCTTTTAAAAATTTCACTTAGCTTaacattcttttgttttgaattCAGATCTGTCCTTCATTGTTGGTCAAGAAAGATCGTGGACGTCCTATTGATCCAAAGGCTCGGCCAAAGGCATTTGGAGAAACCACTATTTCTAGTGATGTGCCTGGTGCTGAGTTGCTAGATGAAGACATTTCATCGGAAGGGGAAGGTTCTGATGATGAGTCTGATGCTTTTGGTTCGGATGATGAAAAAGTGTTGCCATCTGCCAATGATACCCAACAAAGTTTGGAGGGTTCATCAGACAAAGCTGACATCGATGAAGACAatagagaggaagaggaagtaTCTGGGGAACAAGATGATACAGAGGAAGTAGATGAGGATGATAGTGATGACGATATTGATGAACTAGAAGATGACTTGGATACGGATGGTGATACTGATGTATCtgatgacgatgatgaggaggagctcAACGATGATTCAGAGAATGAAGGCTCAGACCAGGTTGAAGACAGTGATGAGGAGGATAAGTCTAAAGACAGCAATTCTAAGGTGCAGAAGAGGAAGTTAAGCGATTATGCTGGACAACTTGATGCTGCAGATGCAAGCCTTCGAGCTCTGAAGAGGTTAGCAGCTGGAGCCAAGAAGGCTGAAACTTCGACAGATGAAGCTGGTAGAATTTTCTCCGATGAAGATTTTAAGCGCATCAAAGTGCTCAAGGTATGTGAATTTAAGATAGTTTAAACGTTTAGTACTCAGTTTCTCTTATACATTGTGATTCACCCAAACTTATCTGTGTCAACTGTTCAAGCTGTGAATTTCGATAAGAGAACTTATTTATGTCCAAAAGTAAAATTGCTCTTAAACGAACATTTTACTGAAAGCGATTCTTTGAGTTTCAGGCCAAGAAAGAAGCGAAGTTGGCTTTGGTTCAACACGGACTAAGCAAGGGCGACACAAGATCAGTAACCTTCAAAATTCCTTCTTCTGATCAGCTTAGCATGAAGCGAGTTGATCCATCACAGCTCGaggtgctctctctctctctctctctctctctctccacacACACATTTACACACATGATCTATATGAACTATTTATGCAGGCTCACATAAAAAGAAAGATGTCGAAAGAACAGAGATTAGAGTTAGTGAAAGCTGGAAGAGAGGATAGAGGAAAATACCAAGCAAGAGCATCtattaaaaagaagaaggtaaCCGCTGATCTTATTTCCTTATTTTACCCTTGGCTACACGACATTCTTGAGAAAATGTGATCTCGTGCCATCCTAGTATAAGCCGTCTTCCTTTTGGCTTTTATTCGCCTGATTATTTGCCTTTTGTTGGCTCTTAGACCGGTGGTTCGAGCAATAAGCAGAAACAGCACAGCAAGAGGATGCCTCTTGCAGCAAGTAGAGCAAAGGCGGCACGTTCTCGCCAAGAGAAGAAAACTAAAGCAAAGCATTCAGCAAAGCAATTTAGGGGGCGTAAAGCATGGAAATAGGCTTTCGTACTTGCTTTTTCTTTGCAATTCGTGTGGCCAAGTGGCCGAAATTTTTGACTCTTGCAATGAAATTACATCAGATGTATTTCCACATGATATGTAGTTCTCGCTTCTCTAGCTCTCATCGTTTCTTTTGGAAAGAATGTAAcctatgttttcaattttcatATCAATGCAATATATTATTATGACAGGTTTTCAGTGTCAGTATATATTACTCCAGGATCCAACCTTTGCATCGCATTGAACAAAATGTTCACTTCTAACTTCTGCTCATTGTTCGAGTCTTTGGGCCAACTGTACGTATGATAAGTACACTGTACATAATTTCAGTGGACGCAAGTCTCGACCCAATCTATTGAACTGAATCCATATGCTCGAGGGGAATCAGTACAAATACGAAGTTGGCTATGCAAGACGCTATCGTTCGTGGAGTAGGTAAAGTTGCTCGAAGTGGTACTGATGTCGAACCTGACAGCGGCGAGCAAGCGCACACAACTAC contains:
- the LOC100840171 gene encoding protein SDA1 homolog: MRQHAPAYTPEAASASATGGAGERQSLPALQAKMKRDPEGYETELRQLQRHFESSVFLFKQQAALSTASSSGGGGEVAKELGDLALFLAHVAPFYPNDLADLPDQIGGLLDTNARALPSGLRVHLVQALILLVNRKIVDLEDTVELFMELQVIGDRAVKKLAFSHIVHSIRRMNQKHKNEAKNRKLQNILFTIVQENEESRAKRAFTILCDLHRRRVWFDERTANAICNACFHPSLRIMTAAISFLLGYENAEQEDDSDASSSEDEASQNPNIILSKEDVYKANNKGTAASKKKKKAKLQRVVRSLKRQQRKSTEESGSNYYSPLTYLKDTQGFAEKLFSRLQNCHERFEVRMMMLKVIARTIGLHHLVLLNFYPYLQRYVQPHQRDVTTLLAAAVQACHEMVPPDAVEPLFKQIVNQFVHDRSRPEAIAVGLNVVREICMRIPLMMNEDLLQDLVLYKKSHEKAVSIAARSLITLFREICPSLLVKKDRGRPIDPKARPKAFGETTISSDVPGAELLDEDISSEGEGSDDESDAFGSDDEKVLPSANDTQQSLEGSSDKADIDEDNREEEEVSGEQDDTEEVDEDDSDDDIDELEDDLDTDGDTDVSDDDDEEELNDDSENEGSDQVEDSDEEDKSKDSNSKVQKRKLSDYAGQLDAADASLRALKRLAAGAKKAETSTDEAGRIFSDEDFKRIKVLKAKKEAKLALVQHGLSKGDTRSVTFKIPSSDQLSMKRVDPSQLEAHIKRKMSKEQRLELVKAGREDRGKYQARASIKKKKTGGSSNKQKQHSKRMPLAASRAKAARSRQEKKTKAKHSAKQFRGRKAWK